A part of Brassica rapa cultivar Chiifu-401-42 chromosome A05, CAAS_Brap_v3.01, whole genome shotgun sequence genomic DNA contains:
- the LOC103869708 gene encoding pectinesterase inhibitor 1, with product MAFSCVTRDLISVLALLLLSFTPSSSSFSPRDKVTIGVLAQLCAKPPIYDHFCAGWLAPDPETFNLDISGLVDLVLQKTQLFAYKNLAMMKGLMRTTNDPRLKAPYTTCVTGYESAIKAIEGAQTFATSKSYKLASQAASKSFDSISSCEANLKGQQNVPAYVPQRNLMYGRMCTVDSVFSSVLSS from the coding sequence ATGGCTTTCTCTTGCGTCACAAGAGACCTAATTTCAGTTCTTGCCCTTCTTCTTCTATCATTTACCCCTTCGTCGTCATCTTTTTCTCCGAGGGACAAAGTCACAATAGGAGTGCTTGCCCAACTCTGCGCAAAACCGCCAATCTACGACCATTTCTGCGCCGGTTGGCTAGCCCCTGATCCAGAAACTTTCAACCTCGACATAAGTGGTCTTGTCGACTTGGTCCTCCAAAAGACGCAGTTGTTTGCCTATAAGAATCTTGCCATGATGAAAGGCTTAATGAGAACCACAAATGATCCGAGGCTCAAGGCCCCATATACGACTTGTGTGACAGGTTATGAGTCAGCCATTAAAGCCATCGAGGGAGCTCAAACGTTTGCGACCTCTAAATCGTACAAGCTAGCATCTCAAGCTGCTTCTAAATCCTTTGATAGTATATCTTCTTGTGAAGCTAATCTTAAAGGACAGCAAAATGTGCCTGCTTATGTTCCTCAACGCAATTTGATGTACGGAAGAATGTGTACCGTTGATTCAGTTTTTTCGAGCGTTTTAAGTTCTTGA